The following nucleotide sequence is from Longimicrobiales bacterium.
GCGTTCGAGCGAATCTGGCCCTTCGGAGGGCTCACGTGTGATGGAGCGTCCCACTGGCGTGTACCAGCGAGCGGTCGTCAGGCGCAGGACGTCGCCACCCGTCAGCCGATAGAGGGTCTGCACAGAACCTTTGCCGTAACTCGTCTCACCGATCACAGCTCCCCGATCATGATCTTGGATCGCTCCAGCAATAATCTCGGAAGCGGACGCGCTGGTGCCGTCCACGAGAACAACGATGGGGACGCCCTCGTAGCGATCGGGGCCCGAAGCTGCATAGGTGTCATTTTGACGCTCCTCCCGGCCTCGCGTCTCCACGATCGACAGTCCGCGGTCCAGGAAGAGATCCGACACCGCGATCCCTTCGTCGAGCAGACCCCCAGGGTTACCACGGAGATCGAGCACGAGCTTCTCTAGGCCTTCAGCCTGAAGTGAGTCTACCGCGGCTCGGACCTCGCGGGACGAAGTCTCGCGCACTGTTTGAAGCGGCACGTAACCGATGCCGTCCTCGAGCATGAAAGCGTAAGGAACCGCCCTCAGCGTAATTGTCGCTCGTTCAACCGTGAACTCGATCGGCTCCTCGACTCCAGGCCGGATCATCTTGACCGTGACGGACTGTCCAGGACGCCCACGCAGGAGCTCGACGGCTTGGTCGGTGACCATCGTGTCCGCAAGAATCCCGTCGATTTCGTGGAATTGGTCACCCGCACGAATCCCGGCCCGTTCACCGGGCGTGCTGGGGATCGGGCTGACGACGGTTACACGGTCATTTCGATCGATGACTTCGAGGCCGACGCCACCGTACTCTCCTTCAGTGCGAATGCGGAGATTCTCGTAGCCGTCTGCGGGCAAGAACGACGAGTGGGGATCTCCCAGATCCCGGATGAGGCCGTCGATGGCGGAATCGTAGAGGCCGGTGGCGTCCACCTCATCCACGAAGCTGGACTCAACCCGGTCGACGACCTCTTGGAGCACGCGCACACGCACGTAGACGTTCTCGGCTCGGTCGACCCCTTCTTGCAGCAACCACCCGCCGGCCATGATGGCAAACGCGACAACGGCTACCGGTGCAAAGATCCCTCGCCTCACAGCCATCTCCTCACAATGGGTCCAACCTCACTCACTTATACCACGTCCTCGCCGAAGGTTTCGGGGAAGGTCCTGGCCAGGACCTCCCGAATACGCATGTGCACCTCTTCTGGTTTCCCTCGGGCACTAACGGTGCGCACCGTCACCTCGGACTCCGCCAGCTCAAGATATCCTTCCCTGACACGGCCCAGAAAGGCATCTCCCGCCTGCTCGATTCGATCCGGTTGCATGCCATCCCGTTGCTGCCGGGCGGTGCCCTCTCTGGCAGGCAGGTCGAGTACGACGTACAGATCTGCGTCGAGGCCGCCGGTGGCGATACGAATAGCCTCCCGGACGTCGTCCAAGTCCAAACCACGTCCGTACCCCTGATAGGCCAGAGTCGACAGAGAAAAACGGTCGGCCAAGACGACCTTCCCTTCCGCTAAGGCAGGTCGAACCACATCGCGCACAAACGTCGCACGCGCCGCGAGCATCAGGAGCAGCTCGGTTTCTGCCGGCATATCGAAGTCGGCGCGACCGAGCAGAAGCTCCCGAATTGCCTCTCCCACGGGCGTCCCTCCGGGCTCCCGCGTAAGCACGTGCGGGATGCCTCGCGCATCCATGAAGGACGAAAGGAGGGCGGCTTGGGTGCTTTTACCAACACCGTCACCGCCCTCCAATACGATGAAACGTCCTGCCCTCATCGGCTCATCTCTTAGTCGTAGTACTCGACGCCGAGGTGGGTCACCATCTCTTCCTTCATCATCCAGCGAAGCGTGTTCTTGAGCTTCCAGTGCTGGATGAAGATGTCGTGCTCAGGGTACAGACCCGGTGCGGTCTGCGGCGCCTTGAAGTAGAACGACAGCCACTCTTGGATGCCGCCGAACCCGGCACGGCTCGCTAGGTCCATGAATAGCGCCAGGTCGAGGACGATCGGGGCCGCGAGAATCGAGTCGCGGCACAGGAAGTCGACCTTGATCTGCATGCCGTACCCCATCCATCCGAAGATGTCGATGTTGTCCCAGCCTTCCTTGTTGTCCCCACGCGGCGGGTAGTAGTTGATCCGCACCTTGTGGTACATCTCGTCGTACAGCTCGGGATAGAGCTCCGGCTGGAGGATGTGCTCGAGTGCTCCGAGCTTGGATTCCTCCTTCGTCTTGAACGACTCGGGATCGTCTAAGACCTCACCATCTCGGTTTCCGAGAATGTTCGTGCTGAACCAGCCGGACACACCGAGCATGCGAGTCTTGAAGCCAGGGGCGAGGATGGTCTTCATGAGGGTCTGACCCGTCTTGAAGTCCTTACCACCGATCGGCACACCCTTCTCTTTGGCCAGGTCCTCGAGCGCCGGGACATCCGCCGACAAATTCGGGGCACCGTTCGCGTACGGGATCCCTTCCATGATCGCCGCATACGCATAGAGCATGCTCGGGGCAATGGTCGGGTCGTCGGCCTTCATGGCAGCCTCGAACGACTCTAAGGTCTCATGCGTCGGTCCCGGGCGGAGGAAGATTTCCGTGGACGCACACCAGACCATCACCGCACGCTCGCAGTCGTTTTCTTCCATGAAGCGACGAATGTCGCCACGGATCTCTTCGGCCTGCTCGAACTTGCTTCCAGTCTTCTTGTTCGGACCGTCGAGCTTCTTCACATAGTCCGGGCTGAACGCGGCCTTCATCGGCTTGATCGAGGACAAGAAGTCCTTGATCGGGTCGAGGTGGTTCTCCTTGTGGAGCACCCCAGCGTTGAGCGCGCTCTCGTACCCGTTGTCGGCGATCGGATCCCAGCACCCGAAAACGAGATCCTCGAGCCCAGCGAGCGGCACGAATTCCTTGATGAGCGGGTTTCTTTCGTCCGTACGCTTGCCCAGACGAATCCTGTTCATCTGGGTCAGACTGCCGATGGGAGACGCAATGCCCCTACGGACACCCTCCACACCCGCGACGAGCGTTGTGGCTACGGCGCCGAAGCCGGGGAGAAGAATACCGAGTTTGCCAGTGGCCGGTCGAATCTCAGAAGGCTGATTCACGGATGGGTCTCGTGTTGAGGTTGGTTTTCGTATGTGGTCATCAAGGCATGATGATGCGGCTGGTGGCACCTTCTTCGATGCCCTTCGCCACAGTCTCATTCACCTTCATCATGATCTTCTCAAAGTTGGACTGCGCAGCGATCAAACGCTGGAATCCATCCTTCGACTGCAGTTCTTCAGCAGCTCCAGCGTACGCCTGCTTCACATCATCCTCGAGCTCTTGGCCCGTACGCATCGCTGCTTCAATACGTTCTTCGAGCGCCTGGATACGGTTACGGAGTTCAACCAATTCACGGTCTTCGTCCGCGGCGTCCATCGCCCGCTTGAGTGCCTGATACTCGTCGGTCCGCGCCAGTGCGTTCCCGAGTTCCAGCGCCTTTTCGTAGATACTCGCCATCTTTCGCTCCCAAAAGCTATGTCAATTCATTAGTTCGTCAGGGCCACGTGAGCAAGAACTACTCGCTCGCGATCCGTCAGGTCACGCCGCACCCTTACGTCCGTGTATTCTTCAGTGTCCTCCAGCAGGCCCAATACAAGCCCTGCCTGACCCGATCCAACCTCGAGGGCCAACATCCCGCCCGGCCTCAAATACCCTCTCGCTTGCGCAGTGATGGTACGCAGGGCGTCCAATCCGTCAGGTCCCGAAAACAGCGCTTCACCCGGCTCCCAGTCCCGTACTTCCGGCTGAAGCGTCGCCGCTTCGGCCTCTGCCACGTAGGGCGGGTTCGATACGACAAGGTCGAACACCTCCCCTTCTCCGACCGGATCGAAATACGGCCCGGCGCGAAACTCGACAGCCTCTGCCAGCCCATTGGCTTCGGCATTCTTCTTGGCCATGGCCAGCGCCGTGTCCGATACATCTGTGGCCACCACACGCGTAAACGGTCCCTCGTGCAGCAACGACAACGCGATCGCTCCTGATCCGGTGCCGAGATCCAGCGCAGCCATCTCAGTCGACTCCTCGCCTCGAGCCCACTCGAACACTTCGTCCAAGAGGATCTCGGTTTCCGGGCGCGGAATCAGCACACCTTCACCTACCTCAAGTTCCAACTCCCGGAAAGCGGCCCGGCCCAAAATGTACTGAAGTGGCTCTCTTTGCGCGCGTCGTTTCAGAAGCGGACGATACCGATCCAGCTCTGCCGGCTGAAGCGGCCGATCGAACTGCAGATACAACTGGAGTCGCTCGAGGCCGAGCACGTCCGCCAATAGGTGCTCGGCATCCAGTCGACCTCGCTCGACTCCCTTCCCTTCTAGGTACCCTCCGCTCCATTCCATCATGCGGAGAACGGTCCAATTCTCTTCGCTCACGCCTCGGCTGCCTCGAGACGTTCCTGCTCCTCTGCGAGCCGAAGTGCGGCAATGATCTCATCCAACTCACCGTCGAGGACGGCGCTGAGACTATGAAGCGTCAGCCCGATGCGGTGATCCGTCACGCGGCTCTGCGGAAAATTGTACGTCCGAATCTTAGCCGAGCGATCACCGGTGCCGATCTGAGAATTCCGCTCGCGGGAGCGTTCTGCTTCGCGCTCCGCGATGATGCTATCCAGGATCCGACTCCGGAGGACCTTCATCGCCTTGACCTTGTTCTTTAGCTGCGATTTCTCGTCCTGACAGGTGGCTACGGTACCGGTCGGGAGGTGCGTGATCCGCACCGCCGAATCCGTCGTATTCACCGACTGGCCACCTGGCCCGGAAGACCTGAAGACGTCAATCCTGAGGTCGCTGGGGTCGATCTTCAAATCGACCTCCTCCGCCTCAGGCAAAACGGCGACCGAGGCAGCCGAGGTATGAATGCGTCCCTGGCTCTCCGTGGACGGTACACGCTGGACTCGATGCACTCCGGACTCGTAGCGCAGCCTGCCGTACACTCCGCGCCCATTCAGGGTGAAGATCACCTCTTTGATGGAGCCCGGGATTCCTTCGGATAGACTCAAGAGTTCGAGCTTCCAGCCGACTCGCTCCGCGAGCCGCCGGTACATTCGCATGAGATCAGCAACGAACAGGCCTGCTTCGTCCCCCCCGGCGCCAGCCCGGATCTCGACCACCGCCGCGCGATCTGCGAGAGGGTCGGGTGGGATCAGGAGCTCGCGCACCCGAAGAATGAGCATCTCGATGCGCCCTTCGAGGTCGGCGATTTCCTCTTCGGCCATCGCCTTCATCTCAGGATCGTCCGTCTCGCCGAGGAGTTCTCCGGCACCCTGGTGCTCTTCAATGGCTGTCGAGAGTTCTCGACTGGCCGTGACCAACTGGTCGAGATGCGCCCGTTCCCGACCTAATTCCCTGAGACGATCGGGACTGGCGAGTGCCTCGGGGCTCGCGAGCTCGGAGTCGACCTCCCCGAAGCGGCGTTCCGCGTGACGGAGCCGATCTTCAAGACGGGGGTCGAGGGTCAGAGACTTCATAATGTGAGCCTCAACTCAAAGAGTCGGGCAGAAAATCGCCGTGGGCGATGGGCCGAGCCGTACACCCGGCCCGACACCTCACTTCTTGGCGACCTCTCCGTACCTCTTTTTGAACCGGTCCACGCGACCCGCCGTATCGACAAGACGCTGCTTGCCGGTGTAGAACGGGTGGCACACCGAACAGATATCGAGGTGGATGTCTTCCACGCTGCCTTTGGTCTCGAACTTATGACCACAGGCGCACACGACCGTCGTCGCATCATAGTTGGGATGAATGCCCTGCTTCATTGTCCTGCTCCAGGTACAGATGGGAACGGGCCTGAGGCACTTTCTCGCCTCGGCCCAGTTGGCTGGGAAGGCGGCCCCGATTAGGGATCCTTCCTGTACAGCCCAGAAAAGCTAAAAGCCTTATGCAGACGGGTCCAGAGTCGATCTCGACCGGGTCATCCCAAGTGACGCACCGACGAGGAGGAGCGCCGCAAACGCCGCCCCATTCCCAACCAGGTCTCCGAATCGCGTGAAGTACGTGATCTCGTCTGTGGTCCGTACCACATCGATCCTCACATCGGCCTCAAACAGCTCAGAGGTGTTGTATACCCGCCCCAACGGGTCGACGAACATCGAGATACCGGTATTCGCCGCCCTCGCGACGCCCACGCGGTTCTCGATCGCACGCATGATCATATGCGCCGGATGCTGCCAAAGCGCCGTCGTCCGCGAATACAGCGGTTCTCGGCCGTACCAAGCGTCGTTCGTGATGTTCAGGAGCACATCGGCTCCGGCGAGCCGGAAGCGTCGGGAGCCTTCGGGGTAACTCGATTCGTAGCAGATCAGGACGCCGTACAGGACATCGTCCACTTCAGCCAACGGCCAGCCCTCGCCTACCCCGTAGGCACCAAAGTGGCGGGCGCCGCTTCTCCAACTCGGTGGCAGGAAAGGAATCCGTTCGACCATCGGCACCAAGTAGCGCTTGTGATACTGGAAGTCCGTCAGGCCCTGGGGCTCCATCAGGAAGGCCGAGTTGTATGGCACCGATTCTCCGTCCTCACCCATACGAACTCCGAGGCCACCAAAAAGAATCGGAGAACCCACCTCTCGGCTGAGGGCCTGAATCCGAAGCATGTCTTCGAATGCACCCCCGGTCATCGGATACGTGGGCAGCACGGCCTCAGGCAGCACGACCGCGCTGACCGAACCCGGTGCGATACGCGCTACCAGCCGGTTCAAGGAGGCATACGTACTGTCGTAGACCGCCTCCCGGTCAAGCTTGATGTGCTCTGGGATGTTCGGCTGGACCACAGCGACGGTCGCGACATCCCGCATCTCCAGCGTGCTGGCGCGCCACACTCCCCAGGCCATGGGTAGCAGGACTACCCCGCTGATGATCGCCGCTCGGGGCATCCAGGGCCTCCGGTCGCGCAACGCCAGCACGAGGCCTGCCACGAGTCCGTTGACCAGGGCGATCCAAAACGTAAGCCCTCTGGCCCCCACCAGCTCCGCGGCCCCAATCAGCTCCGGGAATGCAGTGAGCGATGTTCCAAGACCAAGCCATGGGAAGGCGAGCGAGCCGGGCAGGTGCGCTCGGAACCACTCTGCCGCTGTCCAGGCTACCGGCACGGCGAGCCACATCGGGACTCTCACCGCATGCATCATGCGGTGGAGCATCCAGCCGAACAAAATGGCCACACCGATTAGAATCGACATGACTCCCGCCCACGCGAGGATGGCCAACTTGGAGAACCAGGCGAGGGCCACGAAGACCCAGTAGAGAAGGATCCCGAAATAGGTCGCGCCAAAAACCGCAGATCCACGGAC
It contains:
- the prfA gene encoding peptide chain release factor 1, which codes for MKSLTLDPRLEDRLRHAERRFGEVDSELASPEALASPDRLRELGRERAHLDQLVTASRELSTAIEEHQGAGELLGETDDPEMKAMAEEEIADLEGRIEMLILRVRELLIPPDPLADRAAVVEIRAGAGGDEAGLFVADLMRMYRRLAERVGWKLELLSLSEGIPGSIKEVIFTLNGRGVYGRLRYESGVHRVQRVPSTESQGRIHTSAASVAVLPEAEEVDLKIDPSDLRIDVFRSSGPGGQSVNTTDSAVRITHLPTGTVATCQDEKSQLKNKVKAMKVLRSRILDSIIAEREAERSRERNSQIGTGDRSAKIRTYNFPQSRVTDHRIGLTLHSLSAVLDGELDEIIAALRLAEEQERLEAAEA
- the prmC gene encoding peptide chain release factor N(5)-glutamine methyltransferase, which codes for MSEENWTVLRMMEWSGGYLEGKGVERGRLDAEHLLADVLGLERLQLYLQFDRPLQPAELDRYRPLLKRRAQREPLQYILGRAAFRELELEVGEGVLIPRPETEILLDEVFEWARGEESTEMAALDLGTGSGAIALSLLHEGPFTRVVATDVSDTALAMAKKNAEANGLAEAVEFRAGPYFDPVGEGEVFDLVVSNPPYVAEAEAATLQPEVRDWEPGEALFSGPDGLDALRTITAQARGYLRPGGMLALEVGSGQAGLVLGLLEDTEEYTDVRVRRDLTDRERVVLAHVALTN
- a CDS encoding inositol-3-phosphate synthase, which translates into the protein MNQPSEIRPATGKLGILLPGFGAVATTLVAGVEGVRRGIASPIGSLTQMNRIRLGKRTDERNPLIKEFVPLAGLEDLVFGCWDPIADNGYESALNAGVLHKENHLDPIKDFLSSIKPMKAAFSPDYVKKLDGPNKKTGSKFEQAEEIRGDIRRFMEENDCERAVMVWCASTEIFLRPGPTHETLESFEAAMKADDPTIAPSMLYAYAAIMEGIPYANGAPNLSADVPALEDLAKEKGVPIGGKDFKTGQTLMKTILAPGFKTRMLGVSGWFSTNILGNRDGEVLDDPESFKTKEESKLGALEHILQPELYPELYDEMYHKVRINYYPPRGDNKEGWDNIDIFGWMGYGMQIKVDFLCRDSILAAPIVLDLALFMDLASRAGFGGIQEWLSFYFKAPQTAPGLYPEHDIFIQHWKLKNTLRWMMKEEMVTHLGVEYYD
- the lnt gene encoding apolipoprotein N-acyltransferase, with the translated sequence MPRPGERLLPAVSGVVLALSFPPLHPLILPFVGLVPFVLWLDGLPASSAGRQAAVRGSAVFGATYFGILLYWVFVALAWFSKLAILAWAGVMSILIGVAILFGWMLHRMMHAVRVPMWLAVPVAWTAAEWFRAHLPGSLAFPWLGLGTSLTAFPELIGAAELVGARGLTFWIALVNGLVAGLVLALRDRRPWMPRAAIISGVVLLPMAWGVWRASTLEMRDVATVAVVQPNIPEHIKLDREAVYDSTYASLNRLVARIAPGSVSAVVLPEAVLPTYPMTGGAFEDMLRIQALSREVGSPILFGGLGVRMGEDGESVPYNSAFLMEPQGLTDFQYHKRYLVPMVERIPFLPPSWRSGARHFGAYGVGEGWPLAEVDDVLYGVLICYESSYPEGSRRFRLAGADVLLNITNDAWYGREPLYSRTTALWQHPAHMIMRAIENRVGVARAANTGISMFVDPLGRVYNTSELFEADVRIDVVRTTDEITYFTRFGDLVGNGAAFAALLLVGASLGMTRSRSTLDPSA
- the rpmE gene encoding 50S ribosomal protein L31, translating into MKQGIHPNYDATTVVCACGHKFETKGSVEDIHLDICSVCHPFYTGKQRLVDTAGRVDRFKKRYGEVAKK
- a CDS encoding S41 family peptidase; translated protein: MRRGIFAPVAVVAFAIMAGGWLLQEGVDRAENVYVRVRVLQEVVDRVESSFVDEVDATGLYDSAIDGLIRDLGDPHSSFLPADGYENLRIRTEGEYGGVGLEVIDRNDRVTVVSPIPSTPGERAGIRAGDQFHEIDGILADTMVTDQAVELLRGRPGQSVTVKMIRPGVEEPIEFTVERATITLRAVPYAFMLEDGIGYVPLQTVRETSSREVRAAVDSLQAEGLEKLVLDLRGNPGGLLDEGIAVSDLFLDRGLSIVETRGREERQNDTYAASGPDRYEGVPIVVLVDGTSASASEIIAGAIQDHDRGAVIGETSYGKGSVQTLYRLTGGDVLRLTTARWYTPVGRSITREPSEGPDSLERLVSISGQMITPTNLYERPEFESTGGRAVYGGGGITPDLFVAPETLSPAETTAAFRMFRRWGAVTVALFNYSVTYVADHPELERGFSVTDADLDAFYSTLPEGGAEIDRDDFAGAARFMRYHLEREIALQAWGTEGQFDHSWRGDRQITTAVEMLRGVSTTEELLTAVSAAEIRQNQDQ
- the tmk gene encoding dTMP kinase, producing MRAGRFIVLEGGDGVGKSTQAALLSSFMDARGIPHVLTREPGGTPVGEAIRELLLGRADFDMPAETELLLMLAARATFVRDVVRPALAEGKVVLADRFSLSTLAYQGYGRGLDLDDVREAIRIATGGLDADLYVVLDLPAREGTARQQRDGMQPDRIEQAGDAFLGRVREGYLELAESEVTVRTVSARGKPEEVHMRIREVLARTFPETFGEDVV
- a CDS encoding YlbF family regulator — protein: MASIYEKALELGNALARTDEYQALKRAMDAADEDRELVELRNRIQALEERIEAAMRTGQELEDDVKQAYAGAAEELQSKDGFQRLIAAQSNFEKIMMKVNETVAKGIEEGATSRIIMP